A genomic stretch from Chitinophaga agri includes:
- a CDS encoding PorP/SprF family type IX secretion system membrane protein has protein sequence MYTTKKWFTVVFLLCMAAGSRAQQSVQFSQYIFNGLAINPAYAGYKDVLHLNASYRQQWTGFEGAPRTGSISLDGPLNRGNQDANVGLGVQAMMDNLGPQSAISLYASYAYRIRLDEEDTRRISIGVGVGATQYGMNGKDLVYFENGDRIIPDGSAKATTPDARVGIYYYTPSMYIGISALDLFSKFSSSGYKWRGYTYESIRRRQHLYVTAGYMFSVNESISLKPSVLFKSDFAGPAGLDATMMMHIEELLWVGASYRTNLSVFNKKSVVNNTALDKANAVSAILEYYISPKYRVGYSYDHNMNKLSGIQSGSHEISIGVLFNSKLFSTSNPRYF, from the coding sequence ATGTACACGACAAAAAAATGGTTTACTGTAGTATTCTTACTTTGCATGGCCGCAGGTTCCCGTGCGCAGCAAAGTGTCCAGTTCAGCCAGTATATTTTTAACGGACTGGCCATCAACCCGGCCTATGCAGGTTACAAAGATGTGCTACACCTGAACGCTTCCTATCGCCAGCAGTGGACAGGTTTTGAAGGTGCACCGCGTACTGGTAGTATCTCACTGGACGGTCCATTGAACAGAGGTAACCAGGATGCGAATGTGGGGCTGGGCGTACAGGCCATGATGGATAATCTGGGACCGCAAAGTGCGATCTCCCTCTATGCTTCCTACGCATATCGTATACGCCTGGATGAAGAAGATACCCGCCGTATCTCCATCGGCGTCGGTGTGGGTGCTACGCAGTATGGAATGAATGGTAAAGACCTGGTTTACTTTGAGAACGGTGACCGTATCATTCCTGATGGATCAGCTAAAGCAACGACTCCGGATGCCCGTGTAGGTATCTATTATTATACTCCTTCCATGTATATCGGTATCTCTGCACTGGATCTCTTTTCCAAGTTCAGTAGCTCTGGTTACAAATGGAGAGGATATACCTACGAAAGTATCCGCAGAAGACAGCATTTATATGTAACAGCAGGTTATATGTTCAGTGTGAACGAAAGTATCTCCCTGAAGCCTTCTGTATTATTCAAAAGTGATTTCGCCGGTCCTGCCGGACTCGATGCCACAATGATGATGCATATAGAAGAACTGCTGTGGGTAGGTGCTTCTTACAGAACCAACCTTTCTGTTTTCAATAAGAAATCTGTCGTGAATAATACAGCGCTTGATAAAGCCAACGCAGTGAGTGCAATTCTCGAGTACTACATCTCGCCTAAATATCGTGTGGGTTATTCCTATGACCACAACATGAATAAACTGTCGGGCATTCAGAGCGGTTCACACGAGATCTCTATCGGCGTATTATTTAATTCAAAACTGTTCAGTACGTCTAATCCGCGCTATTTTTAA
- a CDS encoding T9SS type B sorting domain-containing protein, with protein sequence MSDRCLFMLLFVVGMAWLPAKANSLTAGETTKHSIKSGVKPYTKSAEIWMTYSYSPSGADQSVTTGDRINYRIYIRNTGDEPLVGVRIVDTIPLHTTFFGATNGGGLNGGLTNGVLTYNNVTVSVGSTIYVDIAVDVDNTLNGVDFINNTGYVDLGDGAGLRHTFGPAADNNITSPLGANRGWPSTRTPVDNGMTTVAWMSAGYIGSGPDGIIQSGDPISYVIHIRNTGVQTLTNVLVTDYVPVYTNFYDSEDGNTPDANNLMSWTIPTLAPGQTVTRSFRVRVATDLTGAKAIENTAYVNNGNGKGAIPTLPSQSNDQNQPDLGGLGKPSTSVAIVSKTSFESWKIVLNSSGETSVTSGEELSYIIYVRNTGNVTIPKLQVSDPVPDFTTLTTLNDGAVYLEGSNTVVWAVNNLAAGAVATLHFKVKVDQIPEGIGSINNTARVQIGGNSDSTSKPTYHCDPKEAGCDKGTVTSIKTVPKAQGMAITNVVTPNGDGKNEYFSVRGIDKYPNSALFIFNRWGGVVYQSKDYQNNWNATGLSEGTYYYRLELNNPAGVEVYKGWVMIIR encoded by the coding sequence ATGTCTGATCGTTGCCTGTTCATGCTGCTTTTTGTAGTTGGTATGGCCTGGCTGCCGGCAAAGGCAAACTCTTTGACAGCAGGTGAGACAACTAAGCACAGTATCAAATCAGGTGTGAAGCCGTATACCAAATCGGCTGAGATCTGGATGACCTACTCGTATTCCCCATCCGGTGCAGACCAGTCTGTAACTACCGGCGACAGGATCAACTACAGGATATATATCCGTAACACCGGTGATGAGCCGCTGGTAGGTGTACGTATTGTGGATACCATTCCACTGCATACTACCTTCTTCGGTGCAACCAACGGTGGTGGATTAAATGGTGGTCTCACAAATGGAGTGCTCACCTATAATAATGTAACTGTATCGGTAGGCTCTACTATTTATGTTGACATCGCAGTGGACGTTGATAACACGCTGAATGGTGTTGACTTCATTAATAATACCGGTTATGTCGATCTGGGTGATGGTGCTGGCTTACGTCATACTTTTGGTCCTGCAGCTGATAACAATATTACATCCCCTTTAGGTGCCAACAGAGGCTGGCCTTCTACAAGAACGCCGGTTGATAATGGTATGACTACTGTGGCCTGGATGAGCGCCGGCTATATCGGTAGTGGTCCTGATGGTATCATTCAGTCGGGTGACCCTATTTCATATGTTATTCACATCAGAAATACCGGTGTACAGACACTGACAAACGTACTGGTAACTGACTATGTGCCTGTATATACTAACTTCTACGATTCTGAAGATGGCAATACGCCGGATGCCAATAACCTGATGTCATGGACTATTCCCACACTGGCTCCCGGGCAAACAGTGACCCGTTCCTTCCGTGTAAGGGTAGCCACTGACCTGACAGGTGCAAAGGCGATCGAGAATACTGCTTATGTAAATAACGGTAATGGTAAAGGCGCGATTCCTACCCTGCCTTCACAGTCAAACGATCAGAACCAGCCGGATCTGGGTGGTTTAGGTAAACCATCTACCAGCGTCGCTATCGTGAGTAAAACTTCCTTCGAATCCTGGAAGATCGTGCTGAACTCCAGTGGCGAGACCAGCGTAACTTCCGGTGAGGAACTGTCCTATATTATATATGTACGTAACACAGGTAACGTTACCATCCCTAAACTCCAGGTGAGTGATCCGGTGCCTGATTTCACTACACTGACCACCCTGAACGACGGTGCGGTTTATCTCGAAGGTTCCAACACGGTTGTATGGGCAGTGAATAACCTGGCAGCTGGCGCAGTAGCTACCCTGCACTTCAAGGTGAAAGTAGATCAGATACCAGAAGGTATTGGTAGTATCAACAACACCGCTAGAGTACAGATCGGTGGTAACTCTGACTCCACTTCTAAACCAACTTACCATTGCGATCCGAAAGAAGCAGGTTGTGATAAAGGTACAGTAACAAGTATCAAGACTGTTCCCAAAGCGCAGGGTATGGCGATCACCAACGTCGTGACACCTAACGGAGACGGCAAGAATGAATATTTTTCTGTAAGAGGAATTGATAAATACCCTAACAGTGCACTGTTTATATTTAACCGTTGGGGGGGTGTTGTATACCAGAGTAAAGATTATCAGAACAACTGGAATGCGACGGGACTAAGCGAAGGTACCTACTACTACCGGCTCGAACTGAACAACCCTGCCGGGGTTGAAGTATACAAGGGCTGGGTAATGATTATTAGATAA
- a CDS encoding carboxymuconolactone decarboxylase family protein → MQKRFNTPDVAPEGYKALLAMEKYLSGTKIQPLHKELIKIRASQINGCAFCIDMHTKDARKQGETEQRIYALNAWRETPFFSREERAILALTEEVTRISNHVSDATYSEAIEVLGEELTAQVLLAAVAINSWNRIGIATNLMPPLG, encoded by the coding sequence ATGCAAAAACGTTTCAATACTCCGGATGTAGCGCCAGAAGGATATAAAGCTTTACTGGCCATGGAAAAATACCTGAGCGGCACGAAGATCCAGCCACTGCATAAGGAACTGATCAAGATCAGGGCGTCCCAGATCAACGGATGTGCTTTCTGTATCGATATGCATACAAAAGATGCGCGTAAGCAGGGAGAAACAGAACAGCGTATCTATGCACTGAATGCATGGAGAGAAACCCCGTTCTTCTCGCGTGAGGAGAGAGCCATCCTGGCGCTGACAGAAGAGGTGACGAGGATAAGCAATCATGTCAGTGATGCGACTTACAGCGAGGCCATTGAAGTGCTGGGAGAGGAGCTGACTGCGCAGGTATTGCTGGCGGCAGTGGCTATTAATTCCTGGAACAGGATAGGGATAGCGACTAATCTGATGCCACCACTGGGTTAA
- a CDS encoding response regulator transcription factor: MNTAVYKILLVDEDQVFVRQTRQLLITQSYDIYTASSEEEGIIICQQQQPDLIICGAHLRGTGGHHFIMALRNDPGFDHIPLIFISIKDNKQEMRMAMNLGADDYLARPFRKRDLLLSIRSRLGRFAKFNHVHTPDETRTVSLANSSTAQQALYHRLGKAENRIIKMIAEGKSTKQMADELNVSIRTIENHRYRIAGKLGIAGRNALTEFVIRNIIQLQKQ, encoded by the coding sequence ATGAATACTGCAGTCTATAAAATTTTACTTGTAGATGAGGACCAGGTATTTGTGAGACAGACCCGGCAGTTATTGATTACCCAATCTTATGATATTTACACAGCCTCCTCAGAAGAAGAAGGAATCATCATCTGTCAGCAACAACAACCTGACCTTATCATCTGTGGCGCCCACCTGCGAGGAACAGGCGGACACCATTTTATCATGGCTCTAAGAAATGATCCTGGATTTGACCATATTCCCCTGATCTTTATTAGCATAAAAGATAATAAACAGGAAATGCGTATGGCGATGAACCTCGGCGCTGATGACTACCTCGCAAGGCCTTTCCGCAAAAGAGACCTCCTGCTTAGTATCCGCTCCCGCCTCGGCAGATTCGCAAAATTCAATCATGTACACACTCCCGATGAAACAAGGACCGTTTCCCTGGCCAATTCATCCACTGCTCAACAGGCGCTGTACCACCGTCTCGGAAAAGCCGAGAACCGCATCATTAAAATGATTGCAGAAGGAAAAAGTACCAAGCAAATGGCTGATGAGCTGAATGTAAGCATCCGTACCATCGAGAACCACCGGTACAGAATTGCCGGTAAACTCGGTATCGCCGGACGGAATGCACTGACAGAGTTTGTGATTAGAAACATCATACAACTGCAAAAGCAGTAG
- a CDS encoding OmpA family protein — MLRRCYAILLCATLSVPVTLFAQEQKSVRVRADEAFERQEYAIAASLYGRLISKKKTKTSIDLLQRIALCNREIGQYDDAAFWYEKMVERPDCPPVAFLQYGEILKSVGKYVEAKQQIVKFKSSKQDSIRLANVMLAGCDSAIAWKSGRLDMAMENIKELSSSGSDYVSGVTRQGLLLVSNGYRKMTMNLLPERNPAIDPRTNQPYYKAYIFKQYSQGVANTFVEEVVPQLLALVPYHIGPVCFNAREDTIYVTLNSWQQDIANRKKRGPVNGERVMMVFWSVKTGDDWRPLEPVREINSPGFSTGHVALSRDGRTMYFASNRKGGQGKMDIWYSEKQKNGRWGKPKNCGPVINTPFDEAFPTYNEDDMLYFSSKGHPGLGGFDIFRAAGKGSDFRRLQNLRFPFNSGGDDLGFIMKANMYEGYFSSNRPGGGGSDDIYRFMDTHFSERFNNDQGIQPYKEIELGISPNPTILADNPAEPKTSAPATAKAPQVVSPRQPVTAPISFPSNDPTPANEKTEKEPVVVNPRQQVSAPISIPSTVTTTQHPVAEPVVAKNDPVAAPVKEPVSEPEKEPAKEPVKTGAPRRGPNKTTPAKTPAKTPVKTAPVVVAAPVVAPPVTEAEPENPYTEQTKPAEPVAVTKTETKPEAKQEVVMDEMDKAIQNKMETMEFYYDYNSAVLTTKSRNLLDRVAVVLNQYPDWKLQIRSYTDSRGSDAYNKDLSALRCYAVIEYLVRKGVNSTRLYYENIGKDPNDPCGKGVPCTDEQYMKSRRTMLKIIHK; from the coding sequence ATGCTACGACGTTGTTACGCGATATTATTGTGCGCCACGCTGTCAGTTCCGGTGACATTGTTCGCTCAGGAGCAGAAAAGTGTGAGGGTAAGGGCTGATGAAGCTTTTGAAAGGCAGGAATATGCAATTGCTGCATCTTTATACGGAAGACTCATTTCCAAAAAGAAAACGAAGACTTCCATAGATCTGCTGCAACGTATTGCACTCTGCAACCGTGAGATCGGTCAGTATGATGATGCTGCTTTCTGGTATGAGAAAATGGTAGAACGTCCGGATTGTCCGCCTGTGGCATTTCTGCAATATGGCGAGATACTGAAAAGTGTGGGCAAGTATGTTGAAGCAAAACAACAGATCGTCAAGTTCAAAAGTTCAAAACAGGATAGCATACGTCTCGCAAATGTGATGCTTGCCGGTTGTGACAGTGCTATTGCCTGGAAATCCGGCCGTCTGGACATGGCGATGGAAAACATCAAGGAGCTCAGCTCTTCCGGTTCGGACTATGTGAGCGGTGTGACAAGACAGGGTTTGCTCCTGGTATCCAACGGGTACCGTAAGATGACCATGAACCTGTTACCTGAACGTAATCCGGCGATTGACCCGCGTACCAATCAGCCTTACTACAAAGCGTACATCTTTAAGCAATATTCCCAGGGGGTGGCCAACACATTCGTAGAAGAAGTAGTACCGCAGTTATTAGCCCTGGTGCCTTATCACATCGGCCCTGTATGTTTCAATGCCAGAGAGGACACCATTTACGTTACACTGAACTCCTGGCAGCAGGATATCGCTAACCGCAAGAAACGCGGTCCGGTGAATGGTGAACGTGTGATGATGGTGTTCTGGTCCGTAAAAACAGGTGACGACTGGAGACCGCTGGAGCCGGTAAGAGAGATCAACTCTCCAGGTTTTTCCACTGGTCACGTTGCACTGAGCCGTGATGGCAGGACCATGTACTTTGCTTCCAACAGGAAAGGTGGTCAGGGTAAAATGGATATCTGGTATAGCGAAAAACAGAAGAACGGCAGATGGGGTAAACCCAAGAACTGCGGTCCGGTGATCAATACACCATTTGACGAAGCATTCCCTACCTACAACGAGGATGACATGTTGTACTTCTCCAGTAAAGGGCATCCGGGGCTGGGTGGTTTCGACATCTTCCGCGCAGCAGGTAAAGGTAGTGACTTCCGTCGCCTGCAGAACCTGCGCTTCCCTTTCAACTCCGGTGGTGACGACTTAGGGTTCATCATGAAAGCAAATATGTATGAGGGCTACTTCTCCTCTAACCGTCCTGGTGGTGGTGGTAGCGATGATATCTATCGTTTCATGGATACCCACTTCTCAGAAAGATTTAATAACGACCAGGGTATACAACCTTATAAAGAGATCGAATTGGGGATAAGTCCTAACCCGACCATCCTCGCGGACAATCCAGCAGAACCGAAAACATCAGCACCGGCCACTGCTAAAGCGCCACAGGTTGTTTCTCCAAGACAGCCGGTGACCGCACCGATCAGTTTCCCAAGCAATGATCCGACACCGGCAAATGAAAAAACGGAGAAGGAACCGGTAGTGGTGAATCCAAGACAGCAGGTATCTGCTCCGATCAGCATCCCGTCTACGGTGACCACTACACAGCACCCTGTTGCTGAACCGGTGGTAGCAAAAAATGATCCTGTTGCAGCACCAGTGAAAGAACCGGTATCTGAACCGGAGAAAGAACCAGCTAAAGAACCTGTTAAAACGGGTGCGCCAAGACGTGGACCTAATAAGACCACTCCAGCTAAGACACCTGCGAAAACACCGGTAAAAACAGCACCAGTAGTGGTAGCAGCTCCAGTAGTAGCACCGCCGGTAACAGAAGCTGAGCCTGAAAATCCATATACAGAGCAAACCAAACCTGCCGAACCAGTAGCCGTTACCAAAACGGAAACTAAACCGGAAGCTAAACAGGAAGTAGTAATGGATGAAATGGATAAAGCGATCCAGAACAAAATGGAAACCATGGAGTTCTACTACGACTATAACAGTGCGGTCCTGACCACTAAGTCAAGAAACCTGCTGGATAGGGTAGCGGTAGTACTGAACCAGTATCCTGACTGGAAACTGCAGATCCGTTCCTACACTGACAGCCGTGGTTCTGATGCTTACAACAAAGACCTCTCTGCGCTGCGTTGTTATGCGGTGATCGAATACCTGGTAAGGAAAGGCGTGAATTCCACCCGACTTTACTACGAGAACATCGGTAAAGATCCGAATGATCCATGCGGTAAAGGTGTGCCTTGTACGGATGAACAGTATATGAAGAGTAGACGTACTATGTTGAAAATCATTCACAAATAA